Proteins from one Leptospira bourretii genomic window:
- a CDS encoding response regulator, with amino-acid sequence MNDTKTKRKLLYVDDEILNLYLFRDYFKNEFEVIVAKSGKEAIEELSENLDVQFVISDMRMPEMNGLEFITEAKNIRPNITYCILTGYDLTPEIQTAIIEKKVARYFSKPFDPTEISSFLSAGS; translated from the coding sequence ATGAACGATACAAAAACCAAACGTAAGTTACTCTATGTAGATGATGAAATACTCAACTTGTATTTATTTCGTGACTATTTTAAAAATGAGTTTGAAGTAATCGTCGCAAAATCCGGGAAGGAAGCAATAGAAGAACTTAGCGAAAATTTGGATGTGCAGTTTGTGATTAGCGATATGCGGATGCCAGAAATGAACGGATTAGAATTTATCACTGAAGCCAAAAACATTCGGCCCAATATCACTTATTGTATTTTAACGGGTTATGATCTGACTCCGGAAATCCAAACGGCAATCATTGAAAAAAAAGTGGCTCGGTATTTTTCCAAACCATTTGATCCCACAGAGATTAGTTCCTTTCTCTCTGCAGGATCATAA
- a CDS encoding sensor histidine kinase, translating into MIQGELLSDIIEAVSNTFGNEFLDRLTLKLASTIGADYTFIAIFDKEKYESKTITLVAKGQIAENMAYSLKDTPCAEVFDNSVCYYPTEVQKVFPGDQLLIEMKIEGYIGSPLLNSKKEVMGLIVGLFETEIQNKDQILTLFQIFSGRIAAELERSEYENRLEQNNHELESLVDKRTGELKQTLDELRERQNQLIESEKMASLGLLSAGIAHEINNPLNFILGGYFGVREILEGSGLESEKTKLYLDAIKEGVDRTSRIVKGLNQFTRSGDSFDERFDLNEILENCLAMLTHSLRDRIKVQKDLTSQPLLVQGNSGKIHQVLLNVLTNAIQAMEGDSGILGIQSFEEGPYAIMVITDSGVGIRDEHLNLIRNPFFTTKEPGKGVGLGLSIAYKIIKDHNGLIEIESEWRKGTKFLIKLPKPK; encoded by the coding sequence ATGATCCAAGGTGAACTTCTTTCCGACATCATCGAAGCCGTTTCCAATACCTTTGGAAACGAGTTTTTAGATAGGCTTACACTCAAATTAGCTTCCACAATTGGGGCAGATTATACTTTTATTGCCATCTTCGATAAGGAAAAATACGAATCGAAAACCATTACCCTTGTCGCAAAAGGCCAGATCGCAGAAAACATGGCTTATTCTTTGAAAGATACACCTTGTGCGGAAGTGTTTGATAATTCGGTATGTTATTATCCCACAGAAGTTCAAAAAGTTTTTCCGGGTGACCAACTTCTCATCGAAATGAAAATCGAAGGATACATTGGTTCCCCTTTACTCAATTCCAAAAAAGAAGTGATGGGACTGATTGTTGGTTTATTTGAAACGGAAATCCAAAACAAAGACCAAATTTTAACTTTGTTTCAAATATTTTCTGGAAGGATTGCCGCTGAATTAGAAAGATCCGAGTATGAAAATCGTTTGGAACAGAACAACCATGAATTAGAATCTTTGGTTGACAAACGGACTGGTGAACTAAAACAAACGTTAGATGAGCTGAGGGAAAGGCAAAACCAACTCATCGAATCAGAAAAAATGGCAAGCCTTGGACTTTTGTCAGCTGGGATTGCCCATGAAATCAACAATCCTCTTAACTTCATTTTAGGTGGATATTTTGGGGTTCGTGAGATTTTAGAAGGATCCGGATTAGAATCTGAAAAAACAAAATTATACTTAGATGCCATTAAAGAAGGGGTTGATCGTACTTCTCGTATTGTCAAAGGCCTTAACCAATTCACTCGCAGCGGCGATTCTTTTGATGAACGTTTTGATTTGAACGAGATTTTAGAAAACTGCCTTGCGATGTTAACTCATTCGCTTCGGGATCGAATTAAGGTCCAAAAGGATTTAACTTCACAACCTCTCCTTGTCCAAGGAAATTCAGGAAAAATCCACCAAGTATTATTGAATGTACTGACAAATGCCATCCAAGCCATGGAGGGAGATTCCGGTATTTTGGGAATCCAATCCTTTGAAGAAGGTCCATATGCCATCATGGTCATTACCGATTCAGGAGTGGGTATCCGTGATGAACACTTAAACCTCATTCGAAATCCTTTTTTTACTACCAAAGAACCAGGAAAAGGTGTTGGTCTTGGACTTTCCATTGCATACAAAATTATCAAAGATCATAATGGTTTGATTGAGATAGAATCCGAATGGAGAAAGGGAACAAAGTTTTTGATCAAACTCCCTAAACCAAAATGA
- a CDS encoding rhodanese-like domain-containing protein — protein MKQVVLILLVLVTIPMFSESSKKKKTKSKPVPIENKLIDYTEFKRIVNRSEGERETHRLTEDQFLKLMSEEGVVLLDARSENRFHLLHIKGAKNLPFTEFTKESLAEVIPEKKSKILIYCNNNFEGNQEAFAAKSPAASLNLSTYNSLKAYGYESIYELGPLLDVKKTVLPLVSDSPVP, from the coding sequence ATGAAGCAGGTTGTATTGATTTTACTCGTATTGGTAACAATCCCAATGTTTTCGGAATCTTCCAAAAAGAAAAAAACAAAATCGAAACCAGTCCCAATAGAAAACAAACTCATTGATTACACTGAGTTCAAACGAATTGTCAATCGATCCGAAGGAGAAAGAGAAACTCACCGCCTAACAGAAGATCAGTTTTTGAAATTAATGTCGGAAGAGGGTGTTGTGTTATTGGATGCTCGTAGTGAAAATCGGTTTCATCTTCTGCACATCAAAGGAGCCAAAAACCTTCCCTTTACCGAATTTACAAAAGAGTCTTTGGCAGAAGTGATACCGGAAAAAAAATCTAAAATCTTAATCTATTGCAATAACAACTTTGAAGGAAACCAGGAAGCCTTTGCCGCAAAAAGTCCTGCAGCTTCTCTCAACCTTTCTACATATAACTCTCTCAAAGCTTATGGATACGAATCCATCTATGAATTAGGACCACTTTTGGATGTTAAAAAAACAGTCCTCCCTCTTGTCAGCGATTCGCCGGTTCCTTGA
- a CDS encoding peptidylprolyl isomerase produces MSTLRAIIKTNKGEIRIDLFPDKTPNTVANFVNLAQRNFYNGLKFHRVIADFMIQGGCPQGTGTGGPGYKFRDEFDSSLKHNKPGILSMANAGPGTNGSQFFITHVPTPWLDGKHSVFGAVVDETDQKVVNTIQQGDVMESVTIEGDPSSVLAVAKPFLDEWNQILDSKK; encoded by the coding sequence ATGAGCACATTGAGAGCAATTATCAAAACAAATAAAGGCGAAATTCGCATCGATTTGTTTCCAGACAAAACACCAAATACGGTAGCCAACTTCGTAAACTTAGCCCAAAGGAATTTTTACAATGGACTTAAATTCCACCGAGTGATTGCGGATTTTATGATCCAAGGTGGTTGCCCCCAAGGAACAGGAACTGGGGGACCAGGTTATAAGTTCAGAGATGAGTTCGATTCTAGTTTAAAACACAACAAACCAGGTATCCTTTCTATGGCAAATGCAGGTCCAGGAACCAATGGCAGTCAATTTTTTATCACTCATGTTCCAACACCTTGGCTTGATGGAAAACATTCTGTGTTTGGTGCTGTAGTGGACGAGACAGACCAAAAAGTGGTGAATACAATCCAACAAGGTGATGTGATGGAATCAGTGACCATTGAAGGAGATCCAAGTTCGGTTCTTGCGGTCGCAAAACCATTTTTGGACGAGTGGAACCAAATTCTGGATTCTAAAAAATAA
- a CDS encoding monovalent cation:proton antiporter-2 (CPA2) family protein — MNEVSFFIQALIYLTSAIIVVPIANRLGLGSVLGYLIAGIVIGPFVFGFVGTEGKDMLHFAEFGVVMMLFAIGLELELDLLWKLKIWLLGLGGLQIIITTALTAMFCYGFGFLWKPSLALGLIMSLSSTAIVLQTLKEKGLMKTLSGQAAFSVLLFQDMAVIPILAIFPMLSETNEVTSSQHHSLIEHLPGYAKTLVVFSVVIGIILVGKYLLKPVFRILAKSGSREIFTGASLLLVIAISLLMGAIGVSAALGTFLGGVVLASSEFRHELESNIEPFKGLLLGLFFLSVGASMEIPVVMESPTKVLGIVFGIIFLKALVLFFLGFVFRLPLDQNLYFSLALSQVGEFSFVLFGYSEGLGILDEQTIVILVACVAVSMALTPVLLLLYEKTIFGFLESKIPKKQTEQDIHKQENPVIICGFGRFGNMLGRFLRSNGVPITILDFDADRVEMLGRFGFKVYFGDATRLELLESAGLEHTKILVAALDNPEKQAELIRNVSQHYPNIKIVARAGDREEAYDLKEMGVSFIYRETRETAVQMGKDVLKLLGTRAHTAEKAKNLFLKHDDETFHELFELRQDRVQYMSLAKQRNAELERLMLVDLGKEDELERDPWSEMER; from the coding sequence ATGAATGAAGTTAGTTTTTTTATCCAAGCTTTGATCTACCTTACAAGTGCCATCATTGTGGTTCCGATTGCCAACCGACTTGGGCTTGGTTCTGTACTCGGTTATTTAATTGCCGGTATTGTCATTGGTCCTTTTGTTTTTGGTTTTGTTGGGACAGAAGGTAAGGACATGTTACACTTTGCCGAATTTGGTGTGGTGATGATGCTTTTTGCCATCGGTTTGGAATTAGAATTAGACCTTCTTTGGAAATTAAAAATTTGGTTACTTGGGCTTGGTGGATTACAAATCATCATCACAACGGCCCTAACTGCCATGTTTTGTTATGGATTTGGTTTTTTGTGGAAACCCTCACTTGCCCTTGGTCTCATCATGTCTTTATCTTCAACAGCCATTGTTTTACAAACTTTGAAAGAAAAAGGCCTAATGAAAACACTCTCCGGCCAAGCTGCATTTTCTGTTTTGCTATTTCAAGATATGGCCGTCATTCCGATCCTTGCCATCTTCCCTATGTTAAGTGAAACAAATGAAGTAACATCGTCACAACACCATTCCTTAATTGAACATTTACCAGGGTATGCAAAAACATTGGTCGTATTTTCTGTTGTGATTGGAATCATTTTGGTTGGTAAATATCTATTAAAACCTGTGTTTCGAATTTTGGCAAAATCGGGAAGCCGTGAAATTTTCACTGGTGCGAGCTTATTACTCGTAATCGCCATCTCTTTGTTAATGGGAGCAATTGGAGTTTCGGCGGCTCTTGGTACTTTCCTTGGTGGAGTGGTTCTTGCGAGTAGCGAATTTCGTCATGAGTTAGAAAGTAATATTGAACCATTCAAAGGGCTATTGCTTGGATTGTTTTTTCTGAGTGTGGGTGCTTCTATGGAAATTCCTGTTGTGATGGAAAGTCCGACGAAAGTTCTCGGAATTGTTTTTGGAATTATTTTTCTGAAAGCATTGGTTTTATTTTTTCTAGGATTTGTTTTTCGTCTTCCTTTGGACCAAAATCTTTATTTTTCTTTGGCACTCTCTCAAGTGGGTGAATTTTCTTTTGTATTGTTTGGTTATTCAGAAGGACTTGGGATTTTAGATGAACAAACCATTGTCATTTTAGTTGCTTGTGTTGCTGTGAGTATGGCTCTCACTCCCGTACTTCTTTTGTTATATGAAAAAACGATATTTGGATTTTTAGAATCAAAAATTCCCAAAAAACAAACAGAACAAGACATTCATAAACAAGAAAACCCAGTCATTATTTGTGGGTTTGGTCGGTTTGGAAATATGTTAGGACGTTTCCTTCGTTCCAATGGGGTTCCCATTACCATTTTAGATTTTGATGCCGACAGAGTGGAGATGCTTGGTCGATTTGGATTTAAAGTGTATTTTGGAGATGCCACTAGGTTAGAGTTATTAGAATCAGCTGGATTAGAACATACAAAGATTCTTGTGGCTGCATTGGACAATCCAGAAAAACAAGCAGAACTCATTCGTAATGTGAGCCAACACTACCCAAATATCAAAATCGTTGCTAGGGCTGGAGATAGAGAAGAGGCCTATGATTTAAAGGAAATGGGAGTGTCTTTTATTTATCGAGAGACAAGAGAAACCGCAGTGCAAATGGGTAAAGATGTACTTAAGTTACTCGGAACTAGGGCTCATACGGCAGAAAAGGCAAAAAATTTGTTTTTGAAACATGATGATGAAACCTTTCATGAACTTTTTGAATTAAGACAGGACAGAGTCCAATATATGAGTCTTGCGAAACAAAGAAACGCAGAGTTAGAAAGGTTGATGCTTGTGGACTTGGGAAAGGAAGATGAGTTGGAAAGGGATCCTTGGAGTGAAATGGAAAGGTGA
- a CDS encoding NAD(P)H-dependent oxidoreductase, with amino-acid sequence MPKILILLVHPTLEKSKANQLLLDSLPVSENITLHDLYEEYPNFSINVKAEQNLITNHQIIIFQHPLYWYSCPPLMKLWMDLVLEDGWAYGTNGSHLSGKKWIQVITTGGSKDAYSKHGFHGYETEEFLLPFRRTAELCQMDYLPPFLVQGTFQLTELDLQKESNRYSMFVNQLLGESNE; translated from the coding sequence ATGCCCAAAATTTTGATTTTGCTTGTCCATCCCACTCTTGAGAAGTCCAAGGCCAATCAACTCCTTTTGGATTCGTTGCCGGTATCAGAAAACATCACCTTACATGATTTATATGAAGAATATCCTAATTTTTCAATCAACGTAAAGGCGGAACAAAATCTAATAACAAACCATCAAATCATCATTTTTCAACATCCGTTGTATTGGTACAGTTGCCCACCTTTGATGAAATTATGGATGGATCTGGTCCTTGAGGATGGTTGGGCATACGGAACCAATGGATCTCATTTGTCTGGAAAAAAATGGATCCAAGTCATTACAACTGGCGGTTCTAAAGATGCTTATTCAAAACACGGATTCCACGGTTACGAAACAGAGGAATTCCTTCTGCCCTTTCGTCGTACGGCAGAACTTTGCCAAATGGACTATTTGCCTCCCTTTTTAGTCCAAGGAACTTTCCAGTTGACTGAGTTGGATCTTCAAAAAGAATCCAATCGGTATTCCATGTTCGTTAATCAATTGTTAGGTGAATCAAATGAATGA
- a CDS encoding adenylate/guanylate cyclase domain-containing protein produces the protein MKWIYFFLGDPRKHSLEHRLFNTVSLVTAILNLVVALRVIRLENSLVLMALNFGSGILMFAMYYLSRVKSIYFSLYWPFHLTILFYLSAMWLYSGGSLGGNHYYLIPAFVIALFLIRDQNVFIVSSIYVLLPVTLYIVEFFHHEWVTSYGTDSDLYLDAGGKFIFIQILIGIMVFILRRNLNVERKKSETLLLNILPEPIAVELKKEGRVIPRLYEFTSVLFCDMAGFTKIAEKMNAEELVYELDTIFREFDRLCKEYRLEKIKSIGDSYMAVGGIPNQNRTNAVDSVLCGLSFQSYMAEQKQVQSLRGRDFWEIRLGIHSGPLVAGVVGTDKFVYDVWGDTVKTASRLENSGVVGELNISFQVYEEVKSYFDCEPRGSLSLRGGTNIPLYLVKGFLPEFADVQSSKIPNDLFKRLYESGALFTHNDEIE, from the coding sequence ATGAAATGGATATACTTCTTCCTCGGAGATCCTAGAAAACATTCTCTCGAACATCGATTGTTTAATACAGTTTCCTTAGTTACTGCGATCCTTAATTTAGTGGTGGCTTTGCGAGTGATTCGTTTAGAAAATTCTTTAGTTCTTATGGCATTGAATTTTGGTTCAGGGATACTGATGTTCGCCATGTATTATTTGAGCCGTGTCAAAAGTATTTATTTTTCTTTATACTGGCCTTTTCATTTAACAATTCTTTTTTATTTATCAGCAATGTGGTTGTATAGCGGCGGTTCTTTGGGAGGGAACCACTATTATCTAATACCTGCATTTGTGATCGCACTTTTTTTAATTCGAGATCAGAATGTATTCATCGTTTCTTCGATTTATGTTTTATTGCCAGTCACTTTGTATATCGTCGAGTTTTTTCATCACGAATGGGTCACAAGTTATGGAACGGATTCTGATTTGTATTTGGATGCGGGTGGTAAATTTATTTTTATCCAAATCCTGATCGGGATCATGGTTTTTATTCTGAGACGAAACCTAAATGTGGAAAGGAAAAAATCGGAAACATTACTACTAAATATATTACCGGAACCCATTGCCGTTGAATTAAAAAAAGAAGGCCGTGTAATCCCTCGGTTATATGAATTTACTTCTGTACTGTTTTGTGATATGGCCGGGTTCACAAAAATTGCAGAGAAAATGAATGCAGAAGAACTCGTTTACGAATTGGATACAATCTTTCGTGAGTTTGATCGTCTCTGTAAAGAATATCGATTGGAAAAAATAAAAAGTATAGGGGATAGCTACATGGCTGTCGGTGGAATTCCAAATCAAAATAGAACCAATGCTGTTGATTCCGTATTATGTGGTTTATCATTTCAGTCTTATATGGCCGAACAAAAACAGGTTCAGTCTTTAAGGGGGAGGGACTTTTGGGAGATCCGTTTGGGAATTCATTCGGGGCCTCTTGTCGCCGGTGTCGTGGGTACAGATAAATTTGTTTATGATGTTTGGGGGGATACTGTCAAAACGGCAAGTCGTTTGGAAAATTCTGGGGTAGTTGGCGAGTTAAATATTTCTTTCCAAGTGTATGAAGAGGTAAAATCGTATTTTGATTGTGAACCTCGTGGTTCTCTTTCATTGAGAGGGGGAACCAATATTCCCTTGTATTTAGTAAAAGGTTTTTTGCCTGAATTTGCAGATGTACAAAGTTCAAAAATCCCAAATGATTTATTCAAACGCCTCTACGAATCGGGAGCCTTATTTACCCATAACGATGAAATAGAATAA
- a CDS encoding LA_0442/LA_0875 N-terminal domain-containing protein → MKLNFKLSLFIVGNLLLTGSLFPETIILKTGKTFFGKVIEQNREFLKIKENNGNVLQFQKNEILKVTYKDLNTKEIKQIIDIETKKNQSSSNQVTETNEESDLDTKKQNQTFLSSEMSSPVIPKKIRWEVIGRSAIVPGWGQYHWNEPVRGSLYLIAFLGAAVHYNQAWNLHKEAKSEYQNDFRSLVIFTSGGSGFVLNLIDKNNLASDYRRTGNNLNTASDILIGVLLINLIDSMLYRADKNVSSFTSNGKRPGFYVNAGMTQTSRFDLDSMDQKFAPGSVEYKLGYTWVF, encoded by the coding sequence TTGAAACTTAATTTCAAATTATCTCTATTCATAGTGGGAAATCTATTGCTAACAGGTTCGCTTTTTCCCGAAACAATCATTTTAAAAACTGGAAAAACATTTTTTGGAAAAGTCATCGAACAAAATAGAGAATTTTTAAAAATAAAAGAAAATAATGGAAACGTTCTACAATTTCAAAAAAACGAAATTTTAAAAGTCACCTACAAAGATTTAAATACCAAAGAAATCAAACAAATCATCGATATCGAAACAAAAAAAAATCAATCATCCTCCAATCAAGTTACAGAAACAAATGAGGAGTCTGATCTAGATACGAAAAAACAAAATCAAACTTTTCTATCCAGTGAAATGTCATCTCCCGTGATTCCAAAAAAGATTCGATGGGAAGTTATAGGACGTTCGGCGATCGTGCCAGGATGGGGACAATACCATTGGAATGAACCTGTTAGGGGCTCTTTGTATCTAATTGCGTTTTTAGGTGCGGCCGTCCATTACAACCAAGCCTGGAATCTCCACAAGGAAGCTAAGTCGGAATACCAGAACGATTTTCGTTCCTTGGTAATTTTTACTTCAGGAGGTAGTGGATTTGTTCTGAACCTCATCGATAAAAATAATCTTGCTTCCGATTATCGCAGAACAGGGAACAATTTAAATACTGCCTCCGATATTCTCATTGGTGTATTACTCATCAATTTGATCGATTCTATGTTGTATCGTGCTGATAAAAATGTTAGTTCATTTACATCGAATGGTAAAAGACCAGGTTTTTATGTAAATGCTGGTATGACACAAACGAGTAGGTTCGATCTTGATTCTATGGACCAAAAATTCGCGCCAGGAAGTGTAGAATATAAACTTGGTTACACTTGGGTATTTTAA
- a CDS encoding flagellin: MIINHNMSAIQSHRALKFTQWDVDKTMRNLSTGQRINLAGDDASGLAVSEKLRTQIRGLRQAERNTEDGLSFIQTAEGFLDQSAEIIQRIRTLAIQTSNGIYTPEDRQLVQVEVSALVDEIDRIASQAEFNKMKLFEGDFARKSTKASMWFHMGANARQRERFYIGTMTSKALKMSEGAVKIALSTPGKADEAIAKADFALNKIMKQRADMGAYQNRLESTAKGLMGAYENMQASESRIRDADMAEEMVALTTKQILVQSGTAMLAQASLRPNSVLRLLNNT; encoded by the coding sequence ATGATTATCAATCACAACATGAGTGCGATTCAATCACATCGTGCTCTCAAGTTTACACAATGGGATGTAGATAAGACCATGAGGAACCTCTCCACTGGGCAAAGGATTAACCTTGCCGGTGACGATGCTTCTGGTCTTGCTGTTTCGGAAAAACTACGAACACAAATTCGTGGTTTACGTCAGGCCGAAAGGAATACGGAAGATGGACTGAGTTTCATCCAGACTGCAGAGGGTTTCCTCGACCAGTCGGCGGAAATCATTCAAAGAATCCGGACCCTAGCGATCCAGACTTCGAACGGAATCTACACACCGGAGGACAGGCAGCTCGTGCAGGTAGAAGTATCTGCGCTGGTGGATGAGATCGATCGAATTGCTTCGCAAGCAGAGTTCAATAAAATGAAACTGTTTGAAGGAGACTTCGCTCGAAAGTCAACGAAGGCATCGATGTGGTTTCACATGGGAGCAAACGCAAGGCAAAGAGAGCGTTTCTACATTGGAACTATGACTTCGAAAGCTTTGAAGATGTCAGAAGGAGCAGTTAAGATTGCTCTCTCTACACCTGGAAAAGCAGACGAAGCGATTGCTAAAGCGGACTTCGCCTTGAACAAGATCATGAAGCAGAGAGCAGATATGGGAGCTTATCAAAATAGGCTCGAAAGTACTGCAAAAGGCCTCATGGGTGCATACGAAAATATGCAAGCATCCGAATCAAGGATTAGGGACGCAGATATGGCGGAAGAAATGGTAGCGCTCACGACGAAACAAATTCTCGTGCAAAGCGGTACGGCAATGCTAGCGCAAGCCAGTCTTCGGCCAAATTCTGTATTACGACTTTTGAATAACACTTAA
- a CDS encoding flagellin, translating to MIINHNLAAINSHRVLKFQNEEVSKNMEKLSSGMRINRAGDDASGLAVSEKMRTQVNGLRQAERNTEDGMSLIQTTEGFLQESNDIIQRIRTLAIQSSNGIYTEEDRQMIQVEVSQLIDEVDRIASQAEFNKMNLLQGDFARGSRATSMWFHIGPNQHQRERVFIATMTARALNLKGQSGELLSLSTADKSNDAIGTLDAALTRISKQRANLGAYFNRLEHAAKGLMNAYENTQASESRIRDADMAEETVAFTKNQILVQSGTAMLAQANVRPQGVLSLLR from the coding sequence ATGATCATAAACCACAATTTAGCCGCGATCAACTCACATCGCGTCCTCAAGTTCCAAAACGAGGAAGTCTCCAAAAATATGGAGAAACTATCCTCTGGTATGCGAATCAACCGTGCAGGTGATGATGCATCAGGCCTTGCCGTTTCGGAAAAGATGAGAACGCAGGTGAATGGTCTTAGACAAGCAGAAAGAAATACCGAAGACGGTATGAGCCTAATCCAAACAACGGAAGGGTTTTTGCAAGAGTCGAATGATATCATTCAAAGAATTCGAACACTTGCAATTCAGTCGTCTAACGGTATTTATACTGAAGAAGACAGACAAATGATCCAAGTCGAAGTTTCACAACTTATCGACGAAGTGGATAGAATTGCTTCACAAGCTGAATTCAATAAAATGAATTTGCTTCAAGGTGATTTTGCTCGTGGATCTAGAGCAACCTCCATGTGGTTCCATATTGGACCAAACCAACACCAAAGAGAAAGAGTGTTCATTGCAACAATGACTGCACGCGCACTTAATCTTAAAGGTCAAAGTGGAGAACTCTTGTCTTTGTCAACTGCTGACAAGTCAAACGATGCGATCGGAACTTTGGATGCTGCGTTAACACGCATTAGCAAACAAAGAGCAAACTTAGGTGCTTACTTTAACCGTCTTGAGCATGCTGCAAAAGGGCTCATGAACGCTTATGAGAATACCCAAGCCTCCGAGTCTAGGATCCGTGATGCGGATATGGCAGAAGAAACTGTGGCTTTCACAAAGAACCAGATTTTAGTTCAATCTGGAACTGCTATGTTAGCTCAGGCGAATGTTCGTCCACAAGGAGTTCTTTCTCTCCTCCGTTAA
- a CDS encoding LIC_10740 family protein — translation MNTHLQKIKEYLRSLKEIIKDLIIRFYKIGTGETKLTRDFIFLFASWFSLLIFFSFFILAEQNPFRLLVPFQLYSYPSFDHREPIVIYISNGEGEQIPIHRKVLKRDEPGDLIYQIVGEVGSPPYFDSVEALAKDGKLFSPKKLLDIRFALKQSWFLEKNSKLVIDWNVEILQDVMEKYRLPRTKSEETGDSEDENPNAPVDTITYYSAGSETGPKEPEEVVNKRRILAMESTIRALNASLFENFKDLKTIEHQFSGETSPVYHWETLSPQASRP, via the coding sequence ATGAATACGCATCTTCAAAAGATTAAAGAATATCTTCGTTCTCTAAAAGAAATCATAAAAGACCTAATCATTCGATTTTACAAAATCGGAACGGGAGAAACCAAACTAACTCGTGATTTTATCTTTTTGTTTGCCTCTTGGTTTTCTCTACTGATCTTTTTTAGTTTTTTTATATTAGCAGAACAAAATCCATTTAGACTTCTTGTTCCTTTCCAACTCTATTCTTATCCTTCTTTTGATCACAGAGAACCAATTGTAATTTATATTTCGAATGGTGAAGGGGAACAAATTCCCATCCACAGAAAGGTATTGAAAAGGGATGAACCAGGCGATTTGATTTATCAAATTGTGGGTGAAGTGGGATCACCACCTTACTTTGATTCTGTGGAAGCATTGGCTAAAGATGGTAAACTTTTTTCTCCGAAAAAACTTTTGGACATTCGATTTGCATTAAAGCAGTCCTGGTTTTTAGAAAAAAATTCAAAACTTGTGATCGATTGGAATGTAGAAATTTTACAAGATGTGATGGAAAAATACAGACTGCCTCGCACCAAATCGGAAGAAACTGGGGATTCTGAAGATGAAAACCCCAATGCTCCTGTTGATACCATTACCTATTACTCGGCTGGATCAGAAACTGGCCCTAAAGAACCAGAAGAGGTTGTGAACAAACGTAGGATCCTTGCCATGGAGTCCACAATACGTGCATTAAATGCAAGTTTATTTGAAAACTTTAAAGACTTAAAAACAATCGAACATCAATTTTCCGGGGAAACAAGTCCTGTTTACCACTGGGAAACTTTATCACCACAAGCAAGCCGCCCGTAA